Proteins from one Telopea speciosissima isolate NSW1024214 ecotype Mountain lineage chromosome 1, Tspe_v1, whole genome shotgun sequence genomic window:
- the LOC122653773 gene encoding uncharacterized protein LOC122653773: protein MAQVVGLHNAAAVWSALERLFSSHSRARIMQLRYQLQNVKKGSLSVSDYYNRVKTIADSLAAANHPVDDSDLILYILGGLGAGYESFATAILTRTDPISSEDLHSLLLSHELHLDQFRTTMEPCSMALIATTPPSNNNKGQHPSTNTNRASDNKPHDSPNRGRGRGRGRYN from the coding sequence ATGGCTCAGGTTGTTGGCCTTCACAACGCTGCCGCCGTATGGAGTGCCCTTGAACGATTGTTCTCCTCTCATTCTAGAGCTCGCATAATGCAGCTCCGCTATCAACTGCAGAATGTGAAGAAAGGATCCCTTTCTGTCTCAGATTATTACAATCGTGTAAAAACTATAGCTGATTCTCTTGCTGCTGCCAATCATCCTGTGGATGATAGCGATCTCATCCTTTATATTCTTGGCGGCCTGGGTGCGGGATATGAGTCCTTTGCCACTGCGATCTTGACTCGGACCGACCCTATTTCCTCTGAAGACCTGCACAGTCTCTTACTCAGTCATGAACTACATCTTGATCAGTTTCGTACAACAATGGAGCCTTGTTCCATGGCGTTGATTGCGACTACTCCTCCTtccaataataataaagggcaGCACCCTTCCACCAACACCAACCGTGCTTCTGACAACAAGCCCCATGATTCTCCAAATCGTGGCCGTGGCCGTGGAAGAGGGCGATATAATTAG